Proteins encoded in a region of the Wenzhouxiangella sp. XN201 genome:
- a CDS encoding proline iminopeptidase-family hydrolase — MTDLSDYLDYSGADDQFTGGINMIPIETPRGTFRVWTRRVGNSPKIRVLLLHGGPGATHELFECFDGWLPREGIEYIYYDQIDSYYSDQPGDPTLWTIEHFVDEVEQVRRVLGLNPDNFFLLGQSWGGMLAMEYAFAHQRNLKGLIISNMVSDVGEYNRYARDVLGPQMDPEVFAEIQRMEAEDDYENPRYEELLMQHHYTEHVLRMPLEDWPDSIMRTFKHINKEIYVHMQGYSEFGMTPGATLAEWNRSADLSQITVPTLTIGAAHDTMNPKHMEWMAGQVGRGRYLHCPDGSHLAQYDDQKTYMMGLVRFLRDVDAGNL, encoded by the coding sequence ATGACAGACCTGTCCGATTACCTGGATTATTCCGGTGCCGACGACCAATTCACCGGCGGCATCAATATGATTCCGATCGAAACCCCCAGGGGAACGTTCCGGGTCTGGACCAGGCGCGTCGGGAATAGCCCGAAGATCCGTGTACTGCTGTTACACGGCGGCCCCGGTGCGACGCACGAGCTATTCGAATGCTTCGACGGCTGGCTTCCGCGCGAGGGCATCGAGTACATCTACTATGACCAGATCGATTCGTACTACAGCGACCAGCCAGGCGATCCGACGTTGTGGACCATCGAGCATTTTGTCGACGAGGTCGAACAGGTCCGTCGGGTACTGGGACTGAATCCGGACAACTTCTTTCTGCTGGGCCAGTCCTGGGGCGGCATGCTGGCAATGGAGTATGCCTTCGCACACCAGCGGAATCTCAAGGGCCTGATCATCTCGAACATGGTTTCCGACGTGGGCGAGTACAACCGCTACGCGCGCGATGTGCTCGGCCCGCAGATGGATCCCGAGGTGTTTGCCGAAATCCAGCGCATGGAAGCCGAAGACGATTACGAGAACCCGCGCTACGAAGAGTTGCTGATGCAGCACCATTACACCGAGCACGTGCTGCGCATGCCGCTGGAAGATTGGCCCGATTCGATCATGCGCACTTTCAAGCACATCAACAAGGAAATTTACGTGCACATGCAAGGCTACAGCGAGTTCGGCATGACGCCCGGCGCCACACTGGCCGAGTGGAACCGCTCCGCCGACCTGTCGCAGATCACGGTTCCGACGCTGACCATAGGCGCCGCGCACGACACCATGAACCCGAAGCACATGGAATGGATGGCCGGACAGGTAGGACGCGGCCGCTACCTGCACTGCCCGGACGGCAGCCATCTGGCGCAGTACGACGATCAGAAAACCTACATGATGGGTCTTGTCCGGTTCCTGCGCGATGTCGATGCCGGAAACCTTTGA
- a CDS encoding RidA family protein produces MKSDNPGVSIRHQLLAGLLLIAICFGAVAETPEERLAAAGHELPEPPKPVATYVTSRQAGNLLFLSGHGECGDDFTTGKVGRDLTLEQGRRSAELTGLCMLATIKSAVGELSRVKQVVRILGMVNAADDFTDHPKVINGFSDLFVTAFGEAGKGARAAVGMASLPSNIAVEIEAIVELHEE; encoded by the coding sequence ATGAAATCAGATAATCCCGGAGTTTCAATACGCCACCAATTGCTGGCCGGTCTGCTTTTGATTGCCATCTGCTTCGGCGCCGTCGCCGAGACCCCGGAAGAACGCCTGGCCGCCGCCGGCCATGAACTTCCCGAGCCGCCGAAGCCGGTCGCGACCTACGTCACGTCCCGCCAGGCCGGCAATCTGCTGTTCCTGTCCGGCCACGGCGAGTGCGGCGATGACTTCACCACCGGCAAGGTCGGGCGCGACCTGACCCTGGAGCAGGGCCGGCGATCGGCCGAGCTGACCGGGCTTTGCATGCTGGCGACCATTAAATCGGCCGTGGGCGAACTGTCGCGGGTCAAACAGGTGGTGCGAATCCTCGGCATGGTCAACGCCGCCGACGATTTCACGGATCACCCAAAAGTCATCAACGGCTTTTCCGATCTGTTCGTGACCGCGTTCGGCGAGGCGGGCAAGGGCGCGCGCGCAGCAGTGGGTATGGCTTCGCTGCCGTCGAACATCGCCGTCGAGATCGAAGCCATCGTCGAATTGCACGAGGAATGA
- a CDS encoding nuclear transport factor 2 family protein, producing the protein MTARWFTPARAALAVLLLAACTSQAETGEETRATLEAANAAYDAAILAQDRAALEALYSERYRYLAEDGAMRGRAEKIAFLTDPANRLTDARSEEIEVEVFTDAALVTGRFSGGYIADGREARFSEHFTTVWVKEDGAWRLRYEHASPLPDTP; encoded by the coding sequence ATGACGGCAAGATGGTTTACACCGGCGCGCGCCGCCCTGGCCGTGCTCCTTTTGGCGGCCTGCACCAGCCAGGCTGAAACCGGCGAAGAGACCAGAGCGACGCTCGAAGCCGCCAACGCCGCGTATGACGCGGCGATTCTGGCGCAGGACCGCGCCGCGCTCGAGGCGCTGTACTCCGAGCGCTACCGATACTTGGCCGAGGACGGCGCGATGCGAGGCCGCGCGGAGAAGATCGCGTTTCTGACCGATCCGGCAAACCGGCTCACCGACGCGCGGAGCGAGGAAATTGAGGTGGAGGTCTTCACGGACGCCGCCCTCGTCACCGGCCGGTTTTCGGGGGGTTACATCGCGGACGGCCGCGAAGCGCGGTTCAGCGAGCACTTCACCACCGTCTGGGTCAAAGAGGACGGCGCGTGGCGGCTACGCTACGAACATGCCAGCCCACTGCCGGACACGCCCTAG
- a CDS encoding P1 family peptidase translates to MTLEKVAAFPFLDDSIGDLAPFCQMVLVLVMCFAAAPASHAADAGQPIPVTPRAESVLTFDFPEMLVGVAEYDEGPTGTTVFYFPDAVKAAVDVRGGSPGTVNAAALMNGWDRKMMELVVFSGGSWYGLSATTGAANALKHLEAERSNPNFIAGAVGAIIYDVGGRRMTRITPDDRLGRVALENARPGQFPLGPHGAGRFAMQGVYFTEPLSASNSHRWPHSGQGGAFTQVGPTKIGVFTVVNSVGAIVDRNGRVVRCARNDPDRDCPSIREMLEVRVHDASEAPAGGPTTNTTLTLVVTNQKLPIAHLERLAKQVHGSMSRAIQPFATQHDGDVLYAVSTDQVDNPDLTPHDLAMIASELAWDAVLTSVPELPEQPVPLDVPLPPAELADFVGDFEFTDFARVAIREKDGVLVAWYGGIDQIYFDQPEHALLAADGDRFIIDLPARDVIRFERTGGEVSSLTLNPGPWAISARRVPIDADSRQQNQDTHDSVSQIGEKREPGPVYP, encoded by the coding sequence ATGACGTTGGAGAAGGTCGCAGCGTTTCCGTTTCTCGACGACTCGATAGGGGATCTGGCGCCGTTTTGCCAGATGGTGCTGGTGCTGGTCATGTGCTTCGCCGCGGCACCTGCCTCGCACGCGGCCGATGCCGGACAACCGATCCCGGTCACTCCTCGAGCCGAGTCCGTGCTCACCTTCGACTTCCCCGAAATGCTCGTCGGCGTTGCTGAGTATGACGAAGGGCCGACCGGCACTACCGTGTTCTACTTCCCCGACGCAGTGAAGGCCGCGGTCGACGTCCGGGGTGGCAGTCCCGGCACCGTCAACGCTGCGGCGCTCATGAATGGATGGGATCGGAAGATGATGGAGCTGGTCGTGTTCTCCGGCGGCTCCTGGTACGGGCTGTCGGCAACAACCGGCGCGGCCAACGCCCTGAAGCATCTCGAGGCCGAGCGCAGCAACCCGAATTTCATCGCGGGAGCCGTCGGAGCCATCATCTATGACGTCGGCGGCCGCCGCATGACGCGCATCACGCCGGACGACCGCCTGGGCCGTGTTGCACTCGAGAACGCCCGGCCCGGTCAGTTTCCCCTGGGTCCCCACGGTGCCGGAAGGTTTGCCATGCAGGGCGTGTACTTCACGGAACCACTCAGCGCCTCGAATAGCCATAGGTGGCCGCACTCGGGGCAGGGCGGCGCCTTCACTCAGGTCGGCCCCACGAAGATCGGTGTCTTCACCGTGGTCAATTCGGTCGGCGCCATCGTGGATCGGAATGGACGGGTCGTGCGCTGCGCGCGCAACGATCCTGACCGCGATTGCCCATCAATTCGGGAAATGCTCGAGGTGCGTGTCCACGATGCAAGTGAGGCTCCAGCCGGCGGGCCGACCACGAACACGACGCTCACGCTCGTGGTGACCAATCAGAAGCTGCCTATCGCACACCTGGAGCGACTGGCCAAGCAAGTGCACGGTTCCATGAGCCGCGCCATCCAGCCCTTTGCCACCCAGCACGATGGCGATGTTCTCTACGCAGTCTCGACCGACCAGGTCGATAACCCGGACCTCACGCCACACGACCTCGCGATGATCGCCTCCGAGCTGGCTTGGGACGCCGTGCTGACGAGTGTTCCGGAACTGCCGGAGCAGCCCGTACCGTTAGACGTCCCGCTGCCCCCGGCGGAGTTGGCGGACTTCGTGGGTGACTTCGAGTTCACCGACTTCGCCAGGGTCGCAATTCGGGAAAAGGATGGCGTCCTTGTCGCCTGGTACGGAGGCATCGACCAGATCTACTTCGACCAGCCAGAACACGCTCTTCTTGCGGCCGACGGTGACCGATTCATCATTGATCTTCCCGCGCGCGATGTCATCCGCTTCGAGCGCACGGGCGGAGAGGTCAGCTCGCTGACGCTCAATCCGGGCCCGTGGGCCATAAGCGCCAGGCGGGTGCCGATCGATGCTGATAGCCGACAACAAAACCAGGACACCCACGATTCTGTTTCCCAAATCGGCGAGAAGCGGGAACCAGGACCGGTCTACCCATGA
- a CDS encoding ABC transporter ATP-binding protein: protein MSSEPDQPPGIFTQIRPLATYGRRALSLVWATSPWLTVALAFLTLVAGLLPASIAYVGKWLVDSVVAAIQNNTLTEAVWFWLSLEALLVAAMAASQTALNICNNLLRARLGHRVNVMILEKAQQMELAQLEDAEFYDRLTRARREASTRPLSLVQKTFGVIQNGIAIVSFSGLLFAFSPWAVLVLIAGGLPAFLAEAKFAGQAFRLFQWRSPETREMMYLESVLAREDYTKEVKLFDLAPTLLQRYKDIFTKIFREDRKLTIRRGWWAFGLGLVGTLALYGAFAWVVLATVAGRLTLGQMTMYMMVFKQGQSAVSASLTSINGMYEDHLYLTSLYEFLEQPVRAREGKVSQGETPGRGLEIVDLSFRYPGSDTLALDGINLKLEPGTSLALVGENGSGKTTLTKLIAGLYQLESGDIRLDGTSLRDWDERALQDRIGVIFQDFARYQWLVGHNIGAGDVEEFESQSKWHTAAIKGLADEFIRDLPKGYETQLGRWFKDGRELSGGQWQKIALARAFMREHADILILDEPTAAMDAKAEAEVFQHFQAMAGNRILILISHRFSTVRQADLIAVMDQGCITEIGTHEQLMALDGQYATLFELQAAAYR, encoded by the coding sequence ATGAGCAGCGAGCCTGATCAGCCGCCCGGCATATTCACCCAGATCCGGCCGCTGGCCACCTATGGCCGGCGCGCACTTTCCCTGGTTTGGGCGACCAGCCCGTGGCTCACGGTGGCGCTGGCGTTTCTCACGCTGGTCGCCGGCCTGCTGCCGGCCTCGATTGCCTATGTCGGCAAGTGGCTGGTCGACAGCGTGGTGGCCGCCATCCAGAACAACACGCTGACCGAGGCGGTGTGGTTCTGGCTCTCGCTGGAGGCCCTGCTAGTCGCCGCGATGGCCGCCTCCCAGACGGCGCTCAATATCTGCAACAACCTGCTGCGCGCGCGTCTGGGACACCGGGTCAACGTGATGATTCTGGAAAAGGCCCAGCAAATGGAACTGGCCCAGCTCGAGGACGCCGAGTTCTACGACCGGCTCACCCGCGCCCGGCGCGAGGCATCCACGCGACCGCTTTCGCTGGTTCAGAAGACCTTCGGCGTGATCCAGAACGGGATTGCCATCGTCAGCTTCAGCGGCCTGCTGTTCGCGTTCTCGCCGTGGGCGGTGCTGGTGCTGATCGCCGGCGGCCTGCCGGCCTTCCTGGCCGAAGCCAAATTTGCCGGTCAGGCCTTCCGGCTGTTCCAGTGGCGTTCGCCCGAGACGCGCGAAATGATGTACCTCGAATCGGTGCTGGCGCGGGAGGACTACACCAAGGAGGTCAAGCTGTTCGACCTGGCGCCGACCCTACTCCAGCGCTACAAGGACATCTTCACCAAAATCTTCCGCGAGGACCGCAAGCTGACCATCCGACGCGGCTGGTGGGCGTTCGGCCTTGGCCTCGTTGGCACCCTGGCGCTCTACGGCGCGTTCGCCTGGGTGGTGCTGGCCACCGTGGCCGGGCGCCTGACGCTGGGCCAGATGACGATGTACATGATGGTCTTCAAGCAAGGTCAGTCGGCCGTTAGTGCCAGCCTGACCTCGATCAACGGCATGTACGAGGACCATTTGTACCTGACCAGCCTGTACGAATTTCTCGAGCAGCCGGTGCGCGCGCGCGAAGGCAAGGTCAGTCAGGGCGAGACCCCCGGCCGCGGGCTCGAGATCGTGGATCTGTCCTTCCGCTATCCGGGCAGCGACACCCTGGCGCTCGATGGCATCAACCTCAAGCTGGAACCCGGTACGAGCCTGGCGCTGGTCGGCGAAAATGGGTCCGGCAAGACGACACTGACGAAGCTGATCGCCGGGCTCTACCAACTCGAAAGCGGCGACATCCGGCTCGACGGAACCTCGTTGCGCGACTGGGATGAACGGGCTCTGCAGGATCGCATCGGAGTGATCTTCCAGGATTTCGCGCGCTACCAGTGGCTGGTGGGCCACAACATCGGTGCCGGGGACGTCGAAGAGTTCGAGAGCCAATCGAAATGGCATACGGCCGCGATCAAAGGCCTGGCCGACGAGTTCATCCGCGACCTGCCGAAGGGCTACGAAACGCAACTGGGCCGCTGGTTCAAGGACGGACGCGAGCTGTCCGGCGGGCAATGGCAGAAGATCGCACTAGCCCGGGCCTTCATGCGGGAGCATGCCGACATCCTGATCCTGGACGAACCCACGGCAGCCATGGATGCTAAAGCCGAGGCTGAAGTGTTCCAGCACTTCCAGGCGATGGCTGGAAACCGCATTCTGATCCTGATCTCGCATCGCTTCTCGACCGTGCGCCAGGCCGACCTGATCGCAGTGATGGACCAGGGCTGCATCACCGAGATCGGTACGCATGAACAATTGATGGCGCTCGACGGCCAGTACGCCACCCTGTTCGAACTGCAGGCTGCCGCGTACCGCTAG
- a CDS encoding SUMF1/EgtB/PvdO family nonheme iron enzyme has translation MIFSSRTTIFFLPALLLCCGAKAQLIPETSQVFSQSSASSKTDLGGGVEFGDRIGQALASGDFNGDGHLDLVIAVPYEDQGDNTESGWVHVVYGRRGGLSAEDDEIWSQAGTIEGLVEPRDESGFSVTTGDFNGDGIDDLAFGGPGEDIGSIFRAGGINVIYGSPSGLTDINNRGFNQDTTGISGESEEGDQMGYSLAAGDFNNDGFDDVAIGVPTEDIGTVEDAGTVQVLLGSASGLAAEGNFFLDRSADGMGGVATDDVFGNALAVGDFNGDQFPDLAIGAPFDSRTTDNAGTVHLIYGGVDGPDLSTNEVWGLDSPGIDLLPAQGDEFGSSFTVGDFDADGFDDLVVGLRGYQNSTGAALVLHGTNEGLASARHRLLQPGVDGFAGSPLQESRFADDLTAGDINGDGADELMVGSRDRHVGLQRSAGAVLIAYGEPGVGLVNEGSMLWDRSDLEVAGNPVSYDRFGSAVLLADFDGDGLDDAVISSPNREVANVLEAGDVVVVYNSGTLFADRLEAIGSPFKDCDDCPVMVNIPGGSFMQGSPPGEPQRNTDEGPRRMVNVPTFAISQTEVTFAQWDACVADGGCGHNPDDEGWGRGDRPVINVSWNHAQQYVTWLSNKSGQDYRLPSESEWEYATRAGTTGRFNTGACISGDQANFRASTTPATGCATGNEPQQTLPVASFDPNAFGLYDTHGNVWEWVQDCWNDNYVDGPVDGSAWMSGDCDKAMLRSGSWSNGGQFVRSASRNWQYHRDFGYEGAGFRLARSATQ, from the coding sequence ATGATATTCAGTTCCAGAACAACGATCTTCTTTCTGCCTGCCCTGCTGCTGTGCTGCGGCGCCAAGGCGCAGCTGATCCCGGAAACCTCGCAGGTCTTCAGCCAGAGCAGCGCAAGTTCGAAGACGGACCTGGGCGGTGGTGTCGAATTCGGTGACAGGATCGGACAGGCACTCGCTTCCGGTGATTTCAATGGTGACGGCCACCTGGATTTGGTGATTGCTGTTCCGTATGAAGACCAGGGAGATAACACCGAATCCGGTTGGGTCCACGTGGTCTACGGCAGGCGCGGCGGTCTGTCTGCCGAAGATGATGAGATCTGGAGTCAGGCTGGCACGATCGAAGGCCTGGTGGAACCAAGGGACGAAAGTGGCTTCTCGGTGACCACCGGTGATTTCAACGGCGACGGCATCGACGACCTGGCCTTTGGCGGCCCGGGCGAAGACATTGGCTCGATCTTTCGCGCCGGCGGCATCAACGTGATCTACGGATCGCCGTCAGGCCTGACTGATATCAACAATCGGGGGTTTAATCAGGACACTACGGGCATCAGCGGCGAATCAGAGGAAGGCGACCAAATGGGGTATTCGCTGGCCGCTGGCGATTTCAACAACGACGGCTTCGATGATGTGGCCATCGGCGTTCCGACCGAGGATATCGGCACGGTCGAAGATGCCGGCACGGTCCAGGTGCTGCTTGGCAGTGCGAGCGGGCTGGCCGCCGAAGGGAACTTCTTCCTGGATCGCAGTGCTGATGGCATGGGCGGTGTCGCCACCGATGATGTCTTCGGCAATGCACTCGCCGTCGGTGATTTCAACGGGGATCAGTTCCCCGACCTGGCCATCGGCGCACCGTTCGACTCACGCACGACTGATAACGCCGGGACGGTTCACCTCATCTACGGCGGGGTTGATGGCCCGGACCTGTCGACCAATGAAGTCTGGGGCCTGGACTCGCCCGGAATCGACCTGCTGCCCGCCCAGGGCGACGAATTCGGCAGCAGTTTCACCGTTGGTGACTTCGACGCCGATGGCTTCGATGACCTGGTGGTCGGCCTGCGCGGTTACCAGAACAGCACAGGTGCCGCGCTGGTCCTCCATGGCACCAATGAAGGGCTGGCGAGCGCGCGCCATCGGCTCCTGCAGCCAGGGGTCGACGGCTTTGCCGGCTCGCCCTTGCAGGAATCCCGGTTTGCCGACGACCTGACGGCCGGAGACATCAATGGCGATGGTGCTGACGAACTCATGGTTGGAAGCCGAGACCGCCACGTCGGTTTACAGCGCAGTGCCGGCGCGGTACTGATCGCCTATGGCGAACCGGGCGTCGGGCTGGTCAACGAGGGCAGCATGCTCTGGGACCGCTCCGACCTCGAAGTCGCCGGCAATCCCGTCAGCTACGACCGCTTCGGATCGGCCGTATTGCTGGCCGATTTCGACGGCGACGGCCTCGATGATGCCGTGATCAGCAGCCCAAATCGCGAAGTGGCCAATGTTTTGGAGGCCGGAGACGTGGTTGTGGTCTACAACTCGGGTACGTTGTTTGCGGATCGTCTCGAGGCCATTGGCAGTCCATTCAAGGATTGTGATGACTGTCCGGTGATGGTCAATATCCCCGGCGGGAGCTTCATGCAGGGCAGTCCACCCGGCGAGCCGCAGAGAAACACCGACGAAGGTCCGAGGCGGATGGTCAATGTCCCGACTTTCGCGATCAGCCAGACCGAGGTGACATTTGCGCAGTGGGATGCCTGCGTGGCTGACGGTGGCTGTGGGCACAATCCTGACGATGAAGGCTGGGGTCGTGGCGATCGCCCGGTGATCAATGTGAGCTGGAACCACGCCCAGCAGTATGTCACCTGGCTCAGCAACAAGTCCGGCCAGGACTACCGCCTGCCCTCGGAGTCGGAATGGGAATATGCCACCCGCGCCGGCACCACGGGCCGTTTCAACACCGGCGCCTGCATTTCCGGCGACCAGGCAAATTTCCGCGCCTCGACGACACCGGCAACGGGTTGCGCGACCGGCAACGAACCCCAGCAGACTCTGCCGGTTGCGAGCTTTGACCCCAATGCGTTCGGGCTGTACGACACCCATGGCAATGTCTGGGAGTGGGTGCAGGACTGCTGGAACGATAACTATGTAGATGGCCCGGTCGATGGCAGCGCCTGGATGTCGGGCGACTGCGACAAGGCTATGCTGCGGAGCGGTTCCTGGAGCAACGGCGGCCAGTTCGTGCGTTCGGCCTCCCGCAACTGGCAATACCACCGGGACTTCGGGTACGAAGGTGCCGGTTTCCGTTTAGCCAGATCAGCAACGCAGTGA
- a CDS encoding DsbA family oxidoreductase yields the protein MNAVNIEIWSDIACPWCWIGKRSLEAAIASSDHEVAIRWRAFELNPDAPADAPEAVDYVARLADKYGTSRDEAEGFIARMVEAGRGRGLEIRFDRIRPSNTFDAHRLLAFAHRHDRQTELKENLFQAYLHEGRSISDPETLLAVATETGLAASDVSAVLEGTDYAEDVRNDEDLARKLGITGVPCFVFTQLNEGISGAQPPEVLGDVINRAAQR from the coding sequence ATGAATGCAGTCAACATCGAAATCTGGTCCGATATCGCCTGTCCCTGGTGCTGGATCGGCAAGCGCTCGCTGGAAGCGGCCATCGCATCCTCGGACCACGAGGTCGCAATCCGCTGGAGAGCCTTCGAGCTTAACCCGGACGCGCCGGCCGATGCGCCGGAAGCGGTCGATTACGTGGCCCGATTGGCGGACAAATACGGCACCAGCCGGGACGAGGCCGAGGGCTTCATCGCTCGCATGGTCGAGGCCGGCCGCGGGCGCGGTCTGGAAATCCGTTTCGATCGGATCCGGCCGTCGAATACCTTTGATGCCCACCGGCTTCTGGCGTTTGCCCATCGGCACGACCGCCAGACCGAGTTGAAGGAAAACCTGTTCCAGGCGTATCTGCATGAAGGGCGGTCTATCTCGGACCCCGAGACCCTGTTGGCGGTCGCGACTGAAACTGGTCTTGCCGCCAGCGACGTGTCGGCAGTACTCGAGGGCACCGATTACGCCGAGGACGTGCGCAACGACGAAGACCTGGCTCGCAAGCTCGGTATCACAGGCGTGCCCTGCTTCGTTTTCACACAGCTCAACGAGGGCATCTCCGGCGCGCAACCACCCGAGGTGCTGGGCGATGTGATCAACAGGGCTGCTCAAAGATAG
- a CDS encoding alpha/beta fold hydrolase: MRLACLLSLLATIFFNNPATANDWNNLAEQHTFELQDFTFHNGETLPSVTMNVYTLGEPRRDEAGNISNAVMLLHGTGGSGLSLLRPSFGDQLFGPGQPLDIERYYIISPDNLGHGDSSKPSDGLRAAFPRYDYDDMVLAQYRVLTEDLQVRQLEMIVGTSMGCMHSFIWGLDHPRFARRLVKLACNAIEIAGRNLMLRQMVIDGFENDPAYANGNYRDAADLALGQQIFANAIIMAGSNPYRLQAQAPTRAEAIEYLRDSVDRILARAADPNDTIYQFGSSRHYDPSSRLEQITVPVLWINSADDFINPPGLGNPEQLAQRMPNAEFVLIPASEETRGHGTHTHSVFWTKELSDFLSRYP, encoded by the coding sequence ATGCGCCTAGCCTGTCTTTTGTCGTTATTGGCCACCATCTTCTTCAACAACCCTGCAACTGCCAACGATTGGAATAATCTCGCCGAACAGCACACGTTCGAATTGCAGGATTTCACCTTCCATAACGGTGAAACCCTGCCCTCGGTCACGATGAACGTTTACACACTCGGGGAACCGCGGCGCGATGAGGCCGGGAATATCTCCAATGCGGTGATGCTCTTGCATGGAACGGGCGGAAGTGGATTGTCACTCCTTCGCCCTTCGTTCGGTGACCAACTCTTTGGCCCGGGCCAACCGCTGGATATAGAACGCTACTACATCATCTCACCGGACAATCTGGGGCATGGCGACAGTTCAAAACCCAGTGACGGGCTGCGTGCCGCGTTCCCGCGTTACGATTACGATGACATGGTCCTCGCACAATACAGAGTGCTGACAGAGGATCTCCAGGTCCGGCAACTGGAAATGATCGTCGGAACCTCGATGGGTTGCATGCACAGCTTCATCTGGGGATTGGACCATCCCCGCTTCGCTCGCAGGCTTGTAAAATTAGCTTGCAATGCGATCGAAATTGCCGGCCGAAACCTGATGCTTCGCCAGATGGTCATAGACGGGTTCGAAAACGATCCAGCCTATGCGAACGGAAATTATCGCGATGCTGCCGATCTGGCGCTGGGTCAGCAAATATTCGCAAATGCGATCATAATGGCGGGCAGCAATCCATATCGCTTGCAGGCACAAGCCCCCACGCGCGCGGAAGCCATCGAATATCTTCGGGACTCCGTGGACAGAATACTCGCCAGGGCTGCCGATCCCAACGACACCATCTACCAATTTGGTTCTTCACGCCATTACGATCCGAGTTCCCGCCTCGAGCAAATCACGGTACCGGTGCTGTGGATCAATTCTGCCGACGATTTCATAAATCCTCCCGGACTCGGCAACCCGGAACAATTGGCTCAGCGAATGCCGAATGCTGAATTCGTCCTCATCCCCGCGAGCGAGGAAACAAGGGGCCATGGGACCCACACTCACTCGGTGTTTTGGACGAAGGAATTGTCGGACTTCCTGTCACGCTATCCTTGA